Proteins encoded in a region of the Novibacillus thermophilus genome:
- a CDS encoding amidase domain-containing protein, with translation MNLSRHTYDRERVRQYAERWWNDYHPKFKKFEVDCTNFVSQCLLAGGFPMQGGERRDEGWWYRGNGGEDDNWSYSWAVAHSLHWYLAGGRTPIPVWEVQRPQELAIGDVVCYDWSGGGKWEHTTIVTGHGADGMPLVNAHTVNSRHRLWSYRDSHAWTPQSRYKFFHIDD, from the coding sequence ATGAATCTTTCACGTCACACGTATGACCGTGAACGGGTGCGACAGTATGCGGAAAGATGGTGGAACGACTACCACCCGAAGTTCAAGAAATTTGAGGTGGACTGCACGAACTTTGTCTCGCAGTGTTTGTTGGCTGGGGGGTTTCCGATGCAGGGCGGCGAGAGACGGGACGAGGGATGGTGGTACCGGGGAAACGGCGGGGAGGATGACAATTGGAGTTACAGCTGGGCCGTGGCTCACAGCTTGCACTGGTATTTAGCCGGGGGCCGCACTCCCATACCGGTCTGGGAAGTGCAACGTCCGCAAGAGTTGGCCATTGGCGATGTCGTTTGCTACGACTGGTCAGGCGGTGGCAAGTGGGAACATACGACGATCGTGACCGGACACGGGGCAGATGGAATGCCACTCGTCAACGCCCATACCGTCAACAGCCGGCACCGCCTGTGGAGCTACCGGGACTCCCATGCTTGGACTCCCCAATCGCGCTACAAATTTTTCCACATTGACGACTGA
- the queG gene encoding tRNA epoxyqueuosine(34) reductase QueG, with the protein MLFKGEVDAVNASALKAELFAYAREIGIDKIGVCSAEPFDELRVRLTEHRKKGYDSGFEEKDIEKRVDPSLTVPGAQSIIAIAVAYPSKMPYNPAQAPGAYRGVMARVSWGQDYHHVLKERLQALKDFLLERIPHAKAEIMVDTGVLSDRAVAERAGLGWIGKNTALITPEFGSWVYLGEMVTDVFLPRDEPMSDGCGECTRCLDACPTAALVQPRQLNARRCLAYLTLTRGSLEEKDREKIGARLYGCDTCQTVCPYNQRVNATHQEEFRPDPETSKPLLKPLLCMTKSEFREKYGASSASWRGKKPIQRNAIIALAHFKDTTAVPELAKLLYEDPRPVIRETAAWALHKIGGEEAERVLITAESKETDPTVKRQLQQYLEGSNKNCTGRS; encoded by the coding sequence GAAATCGGCATAGACAAAATCGGGGTGTGTTCCGCCGAGCCGTTCGACGAACTGCGCGTGCGCCTCACTGAACATCGAAAAAAGGGATATGACTCCGGGTTTGAGGAAAAAGACATCGAGAAGCGCGTCGACCCGTCGTTAACCGTTCCCGGTGCGCAAAGCATTATCGCCATTGCCGTCGCTTATCCGAGTAAGATGCCGTATAACCCGGCACAAGCCCCGGGCGCTTACCGCGGGGTGATGGCGAGAGTTTCATGGGGGCAAGACTATCATCACGTCCTCAAGGAACGTCTCCAAGCGTTAAAAGACTTTCTGTTGGAACGCATCCCCCATGCTAAAGCAGAAATTATGGTGGATACAGGTGTACTGTCCGACCGCGCTGTGGCAGAACGCGCCGGCCTTGGGTGGATCGGTAAAAATACGGCCCTCATTACACCAGAATTCGGATCGTGGGTCTACCTCGGAGAAATGGTGACGGACGTCTTTCTTCCGCGGGATGAGCCGATGTCAGACGGGTGCGGAGAGTGCACGCGCTGTCTCGATGCGTGTCCGACGGCAGCCCTCGTTCAGCCGCGTCAACTGAACGCACGGCGCTGCCTTGCGTATTTGACGCTGACGCGGGGATCACTCGAAGAAAAAGATCGTGAAAAAATCGGAGCACGACTGTACGGGTGTGACACGTGTCAAACGGTTTGCCCGTACAACCAACGTGTGAATGCCACACATCAAGAAGAATTCAGGCCTGACCCGGAAACGAGCAAACCGTTACTAAAACCGCTGTTATGCATGACAAAAAGTGAATTCAGGGAGAAATACGGTGCGTCATCTGCGTCCTGGCGCGGCAAAAAACCGATCCAGCGCAATGCGATCATTGCCCTGGCACACTTTAAAGACACAACGGCTGTCCCTGAGCTGGCCAAACTTCTTTACGAGGACCCGCGTCCCGTCATAAGAGAAACAGCGGCGTGGGCTTTGCATAAAATAGGCGGTGAAGAAGCGGAGCGTGTGTTAATAACAGCTGAATCTAAAGAGACTGACCCGACAGTGAAAAGACAACTGCAACAGTATTTGGAAGGATCGAATAAAAACTGTACGGGTAGATCGTAA
- the trmL gene encoding tRNA (uridine(34)/cytosine(34)/5-carboxymethylaminomethyluridine(34)-2'-O)-methyltransferase TrmL, producing the protein MPFHIVLVEPEIPYNTGNIARTCAATGAKLHLVRPLGFSTDDRHLKRAGCDYWHDVDITYYDALSEVDQAFPNSRFFYFTTKADKAHTDVSFQAGDVFVFGKESAGLPPELLQENRDSCLRVPMTSDVRSLNLSNSVAIVVYEALRQIGYPGMR; encoded by the coding sequence ATGCCCTTTCACATTGTACTCGTGGAACCGGAAATTCCGTACAATACGGGAAACATCGCCCGAACGTGTGCCGCCACCGGGGCGAAACTGCACCTGGTACGGCCACTCGGTTTTTCGACTGACGATCGCCATTTGAAGCGGGCGGGGTGTGATTACTGGCATGACGTCGATATCACGTATTATGACGCATTGTCTGAAGTGGACCAGGCGTTTCCAAACAGCCGTTTTTTTTATTTCACGACGAAAGCGGACAAGGCCCACACCGATGTTTCGTTTCAGGCGGGCGATGTGTTCGTATTCGGCAAGGAATCGGCCGGGTTGCCGCCGGAATTGCTGCAGGAAAACCGCGATTCGTGCCTGCGCGTCCCGATGACGTCGGACGTACGGTCGCTTAATCTGTCGAACTCCGTCGCTATCGTCGTCTACGAAGCGTTGCGTCAAATCGGTTATCCGGGGATGCGTTGA
- a CDS encoding methylated-DNA--[protein]-cysteine S-methyltransferase codes for MDAQPDKGTHLRYGSTETPLGQVTVAVLDGEVCWLSYAGCKPAEWELELWSKSCLGASVRLTEGGEDVQSVIDELHEYFSGERRQFDTSVTFLGGTPFQRKVWQELLNIPYGEVRTYKDIAKAIGMPKAVRAVGRANNKNPISIIVPCHRVIGSNGALVGYGGGLDKKEYLLRLEGYLK; via the coding sequence TTGGATGCACAACCTGACAAAGGGACTCATTTACGGTACGGGTCTACGGAGACTCCGCTAGGCCAAGTAACGGTCGCTGTGCTGGACGGCGAGGTGTGTTGGCTGTCCTATGCCGGTTGCAAGCCTGCTGAATGGGAGCTGGAGTTGTGGAGCAAATCATGCCTCGGAGCGTCGGTCCGTCTGACAGAAGGTGGAGAAGACGTGCAATCAGTTATAGACGAGTTGCACGAATACTTCTCCGGTGAGCGCCGTCAGTTTGATACGTCCGTCACTTTTCTGGGCGGGACGCCTTTTCAACGAAAAGTTTGGCAGGAGCTTTTAAACATTCCGTACGGAGAAGTGCGGACGTACAAGGACATTGCAAAAGCCATCGGCATGCCGAAAGCAGTGCGAGCGGTCGGGAGAGCCAACAATAAAAATCCGATTTCCATCATCGTACCGTGCCACCGGGTCATCGGCTCAAACGGAGCATTAGTCGGTTACGGCGGCGGACTAGATAAAAAAGAGTATTTACTGAGGCTAGAAGGCTATCTAAAATAA